Below is a genomic region from Anoplolepis gracilipes chromosome 1, ASM4749672v1, whole genome shotgun sequence.
tattatataactttttctttaaagataaaacgtaatttaaattgtattaaaatatgaacaaaTACGAtaagagtatattttttttaaattattttcaaaattgttaaactgttgaacattttattaattttttatttgtttttctttcattttttatataaacctaTACATATTCTTAagttttatgtacatatattctatatctgacaaaaacataaatctttctttattataatattgttatagaaCGTCTttgaattagaaatttaaggattaaaagaaatattttaaaaattttttaaatatttaatccaaatatttgtaaatgaataataaaaattagataactacaatgttaatataatatcgtacatatgtttgttttatatttttttgtaatattaataataatttgagagGTTACTAAATCGATTACtgattcgatatatttatttaagcaaataatgaacaaacgataaatgtttctctcgttactaaaaaaatatgtataatatataagacatataaaaacattcaaaTTGTTATTGACCTTttgcgcgcacacacacatacacatacacacacgcgcgaGCCCCCGctctcatatatgtatgtgtgtatacatgcCTGAAGAGACATACCAACAaagtcgaaaaaaatttaattttccgttGACTATTccgttgattatttttattattagttttttgaaaatatgatcATCTACGaaacaacaaattttaaaaataacatatttatataagtagatCTGTCTGTTATTCATCACGGATGAAATTACGCAAGAAAactaattttagaaaatactttataaatttatttgctgtaacatttattatttaaattttattttatatatatttttctttcaacagGGACAGTTGTTACAGATACCTAAAAATTAACATGGCATTTCTAAGACTGTTATTTTATAGCGGTCTTATATTTAGCactataataacattttcaattGGTGAAAATACGGAAAACTCATCGATTGCGTTTAATGATAACTTTGATGATATAACACCAGTACATTACGACGTCAAGTTAATACCATATTTCAAAGAAGACGAGGagcatgaaatatataaatataaagactataaaacaaatatagaaGAGTATCAAACAAAGGACAACTTTGTTTTCTACGGCGAATTAAGTGCCATTATCGATATTTCGCgttcatttacaaaaatagCTTTAAATTCACCGAGATTAATACACTTTTTATTTGGAGATTTGGCAAAAAATTcaatcgtatatataaaaggttTACAAAAgactatatataatgatattaaatattcagtgtcaaaaattacacataatGCTGCAAagcaaatttactttttttatttcgaccaAATTTTATCTAGTGGACGTTACagactaaatataaaatttgtcactgcaattaaaaacacaaaaaacattattacttCTTTGAAGACTATAGTCGAAAGAGGAAAATCATTCGAAATGTGAGTAATATTAAgagtacaataaatataaatttttatcattgttgCTCTCGcatctttcatcttttttttataatatttaattagataatactATACATCACTATctctattttactttatattactcAAAAATGTCATCATAACATTTTATACtatgttttaattgttaattaatcttatttattattaaatacgtgaaatatataaatataaaaaatatatcatggaAAGTTGAATAGTTTAGATGggaatgcaattatttatactttatctcGTTTTATTACGTATgtgcatgaaataaaatataaaatttctttgtacCTTTATACGCGCGAGTGCtccacatacatatatatatgtatatatatataacagggTGAATcgtaactaaatattttttatgtgagccataattttttaatcatgttagagataattttcttttagcgAAAATACTGAGACATCAGTTCAATAACTTGAGTTAAAATCGATTGAATAAGAAAGGTTATTCGTAAATATTGAAGCttgataatcgaaaaataaatattttatagtttatgtataattaaagtaaaaaagtttatattgcgAATAatccaataatataaaaaaattaaaatcgctaaacaaatgaaaatgacttttataactcaaaaaagttacgagtaaagaaaatatttttatgtgcaCTTTGTAGCAGACTCAAActcatgtaaatttttctcattcaaCTTTCTTCTAACTTCAATCAATTGCGACATTTGTTGTTTGGGCATTTACGAacagacactctgtatatataatgctactgattattaaaaatcatccttatttaaatcaatattattaaaatgtcgtAGGTCGGACAGAATACATTTTCAAGCGATTGGAGCCCAACGATTGTTTCCATGCTGGGAAAAACCGACAATCAAAGCCACTTTCAACATTTCCATAAAGCATCATCGTAAATACcaagttttttcaaatatgccGGTACAAGAAGAGAAAACATGCGAACATAAAATGCATGAAAATGAAACATATATGAAATGGACATGCTTTAATACTACTCCTCCAATGTCCACTTATATCGTGACGGTTGTAATATCGTCAACAGATGTCATTAAATTTGAGTCGAAAAAATCTAGAATCATTATATGGCGTAGACCCGACTTAGATCATATGGAATTTGCTGAAATGATAGCAACCAAAACAATGACAAAATTTGAAcatgaatggaaagaattgaaaatacCAAAAGTGCAATTTGTTGCAATCCATAGTTTGCTATATGACAATGAGAACTGGGGTCTTCTGTTAAATaggtaattcaaaaattagaaaaaatatcaatttatttaaatacaatttatatatgaagcaaaattagaaataattaaattaaattaaaaatataaaattagaatttcgAAAttcatacattaaaatataattgttttaatttaaaatttttatacataaacattattatacatatatttttataactaattataagttgatttcaatcatatatacatatatatatcacgtatatgacaataatttatgtcacaatttttttatattcggtacaaaacaatattcaattatacCACATCGGGTATATCATCcgtttagaatttttaattttaaatcagattatacattaaaactattattatttgctgAAATTTATGTAACTTCTAAACTCTagcttttaatttctatattttttagaaaaacagaTATTATTTACGATGAAAATCTGGATTCTGTTGCGCATAAAATAGAAGTAGCGCGTTTGATAGGGCGCAAAATGGCATATCAATGGTTTGCTGATATTATTAATCCATTTTGGTCATCTGAGTTATGGTTAATCGATGGTCTTACTACATTGTTTGGACTTTATGCTATCGATTCCATCaaggtaatttttttatatttttttagtaatattcttaatgtatcaattatatataatatatatattatatatttttatatgtttcttatgttttatgttaaatacaatgttattttatttatgtaagtaGATATaatgtttgttattataagaaaatgaaaaacttttacactatttttaacattaaatatgtcgtataaaaattgttaaagctatttataaatttttgtcatatttgGAAAGACTAAATTGTATATTGGttctcgatattttcaaatcgttatataatttgcaatgtagagagaaataatatcataattttcaattattacaaatagtTTTGAATGATATCACTATTTCACACATTACACATtactttatcaaaaaattttactatattttgtaatgttgataaaaaattttcaaatttctgtttaataaaaatattaaatgtgtaccgttaatatttcatttggctaaatattcatttcatcATATTAAATCTTTCTGCTTTAGGTTTACAAAAATTCCGAAATGATGGATTTATTTGTAGTTCAGGTTTATTATGAATCACTTCGTTTGGAGACTCACAATCAGTCTCTTATAAAGGAAGccaattttttcgaaaataatgccttttcttctttttaccaTTACgttaaaggtaaaaaaatcaataaatttatttgaatgaatcaaatcaatcaatatatttgaatataaatatatatatatatatatatatatatatatatatatatatatatgtatactatatacatatatatatatatatatatatatatgtatactatatacatatatgtacataatagtatactaaaattttaaaaatttatgaaaaatgtagtTGAAAGActtgtaaacaaatttatatataaatcacattGTATCATATGAATTGTAGCACCCTTAATATTACGCATGCTGAAGTATGTAATTTCCGATGAAATGTTTCAAAGGAAggtttatgaatatttaaatttgtgagtatattatgaaatatattgtattatacataccatttcaacatattatttacttatatataaattatagaatctagcatataaaatattaaataatgcaattatgTAAGCTGTAaagtgtataaatttaataacactttcatattttttgatacGTAATTTACGATCAGTACCGATTTTACTGTGTCAATAATGCcaaattttaactaatatagTGAGTTTATATCGAAGAGTCTTCTTCAAAATTTATGGCTTACCATACaggatattttaaacaaattatattttgagaaagaaataatgccTCCttcaacaataataaatgattggatgaaaactataaattatcctGTGTTGAAAATAACGAGAGATTTCTCgaataatgaaaatgtatataatgtaacaatagaaaattatgaaatacttAAACAATACGCTTTCTGGGTACTTGTAACTTATGCCTCCCAGAATAATCCAAATTTTGAGGACCTTAGAATGCCGCTTTACGACGAAAGAGTAATGGTTTTGTCGTCGTCCCGGCCAGCTTACCAAGTTTCTGTAAAAGATAATGGTTGggtaatattcaatttacgaCAAGTtggtaaatattgattaactaatttattatatttttacataattaaagtattaaaccattatataatgttaactatattcttttttaataacaatacgcaatgtatgaataaatacataataacattatataatatttcaaaaaatattgtatgacGCATTCTCTGCATTTTACTATCGATTAAcgtgaaataaattcaattttgcatctataattatttaagctaaaataaatataaatggattaataatttcttacataGTTTCATTCTATGCCATATTACCACAAATACTACTCTAAGTaatgtttttcttaattattataatttgtctttctttttttaatatttggaaTTACTCAAACATCTAAAAtgcagataattttaaatattttttaatatatttaaaaaatcatttatttgaaaatctaataatataaaaattatttactacagGATACTATCGCGTTAATTACGATCCTGAAAATTggcaaaaaaattgcaaaatatttgaactctacagaatatacaaaaatacatgttCTTAATCGTGCTAAAATCATCGacgatgcattttattttctgataaatGGCCAACTCAATTCTTCCGTATTCTGGAACTTGACGAGCTATCTTGGACATGAGACAAATTATATAGCATGGTATCCTATGATAAAAGCTTTTGAACACATGTCGAGCATCATTCCATTTCCAGATGAAGGAATCCAAAATATTaaggtaaataataatagtattaaacagtagaagaatttttaaattattttatgtcatattttccaagaaaataaaatatatgtggcTAAAAAGATTCAAATAGTTTTTCTGTACTCTTATTTAAGATAtagtaaaatcttttttatttaagaaaagtttttatttcaggtttatattataattgttagaCATACATAAGATTTTtgagtaattatttttctcatatttaaagtaattttctattaaaattttaatttaaaattatatgtacgtatagtAATCAAACGTAcgtatagtaatataaaaaagatcggTAATTTTGTATGAGTATCAAATGTTGTTAACAAATTAAAGTTTACTTTGTATATTTGCATGAGCATTATAATATGTAGGTTCTcctgtatttctttttattttggattgtagaaaaagatgttaaaaacaaaagttgtttgactTGGAagggtatatgtatatatattgtatatatatatatgtatatatatatatatatatatgtatatatataatgtgtatatataatttggtgATATTAGTTTGACTTTAAGTGTACAAgccaaggtcaaactaattgCATTATCTCATGTTCTCTTTGAAGCCAAACAACTTGTTTGTGAAACATTgactctataaataaaaataaaaaaatttttatggtggagagaataaattaaaataaaatgtatgtatatatatatatatatatatatatatatatatatatatatgtgtgtgtctaACAAAATAGTTTTCCACTCGAATGGTGTTCATTCAAAGCTAgacattcaaattttttaactgtttTTTACATGAAGAGATAAAGGGATGTAATGTTAGAACTTTGCAGTGGCTGTTCAATCAGACTGCTCCTCTTTCAATCTACTTGTTGAGAAATTGAATGTCCAACGCTACACGCTTACTGTAAaccgatataattatttgacttGGATAACTTttaggagaaaataaaaaatatattggccAATCtacttgagaaaataaaatacgaagaAGATCCTGAGGAAAGTGATCTTACTAAATGTTTAAGGCAAGAAGCCATTAAATGGTTATGTATCCTCGGTGACCCGAATTGCCTCATAGaagcttatttaaaattactgcGTATTGTATACAAATCGAAtacaaataagtaatattccTTGTTACAGTTTTTTACCATTATTTGCATATTCAGTTATTGAATGAAGATGCAATATTATAACgctaaatatgtttaatcacacttttatttttgaatgttGTAGACTTTTACCGTGGTGGAAAGAGTGGATATATTGTAATGGTTTGATGTCAACAATGAGTAAGGATTTGCGCAATGTGAAGGAACATTTAacgaaaacatataataatgatagatttttagaatttttagctTGCGCTTCAAATAGAATTATGGAAGAATATTTAGAATCAATAATGTTCAAACaaaatgaaacatataataaaacacaaatcaagagaaatatgattagttttctttctattattgCAAAACATGCAAAGCACGATAATgtgtttttgtatattttggaaaattttgataaattaaaaccaAGGTAATaaccagaaatatttttttcttgaacgaatactttttacaattacgaaaattaattacttataataactatatgtgTTGTTTTATAGAGGTGTCAATGgagttgttatatttattgtcattattaatCATGTGTATGCGgaagaacaattaaaaaaggtaaattttatagatccggttatttttttattaaacttatttatatctaatgtatacatgtatgcatatatatattgcaggcTTTCGTAAAATcatctttctttataaaaaactcAGCCTGTTTATGAAACGCCGAGTCTTTATAAGTTAGcatttaaagatttacaaaGTGTCTGTAACACATAtactttaaaagataattttttgttgagAAATAATGATGATCATTTCATATAACCATATATTCCTCCATCGCTCTTTTAAGAGTTATATTCTTCTAAAAGgagaaataaagattaagtttttacttattttttctaaattttggataaattaaaaaaatgaaatttgatgGTAATTTTCCACgacaataagaatattttttattatatttctaaaatttttccgtatcattaaataaaagattgaaattgtgtataatattgtatttatttatttacatgaaaaatttttacttaaattattgattttacaaaaataataaattgaataagaaATTTCTATAGAAATCAAGCtttctaatgtatatttttaaatgatgacATTCTAGGTTGTTTAAaagtcttaataaaaaattgaataaggattgcttaataagaaaaaaacataagtttattcttttataacaatacaagagaattaaaaaaatataagtatttttttttagtagtaAATAATGtccattaaatttcatttcttttaacttgtctaaaatttgaagaaaaaaataagaacctaattttcacttttctaTTTAGAGGAATGTAACTGctcagagaaaaatatatgcttatatatataaaaaccccttttaatttttaacgcattatcttctaaaatttattgctttcatttagaattattatctatatatctatatatctatatgtatatttataatatatacatacatagctagtatgtatatatacataatatatacatactagcTTTTCGGACCGCGCAAAGCGCGGTCCTTAAAACCTTTTTATTTGGACCGCGCTTCGCACAGTCCTCATGAGCtacttacatatttataaaccgATTTTcactaaatttatatcaaaatattataaattttttgaagataACTActatgttatttcttttttcattttctgatattttatttcgcgctacctttatatatatagatatatctatatatattatatattttttaaaacatttttcacttcCTTCAATAAGATGTCcttgattattaaattcatcaatcttaatttttatactttcctTTTTAATCGCTCTAGAAAATGCCACATAAAGTTGACCATGAGCAAATACAGGATTTGGCAAATAAATCCCaactttttctaaactttgtCCTTGGGATTTATTGATTGTTATAGCAAATGACACTCGAATAGGAAACTGTCTTCGTTTAAACTTAAATGGCAGTTCCAAATCActtgtaattaaatctatttttggaATAATAACAATCTGTCCTCGTGCAGGACCAGTTAGAACATccgcataaattaaattatttttcatattagtAACAATGAATCTTGTGCCATTACAAAATCTTTTCTTAGTATTTAAATTccttaataagataattataacaccgatttttattttaagtcgATGATTTGGCATTCCAGAAGGTGTCAAAGAGTTTACAAATTCagttggaaaatttaattgttcctGTGGATCATCACTTACAATGGAGTCAATTGAGAgatactctttttcttttccttccaTTAGACGAAGGATTTCGTCATTAATTATGAAAGTATCCTCATTTTTAGGACAAAGAATCGCTCGATCTGGATTTTCTCTATTCCGCTCTATGGTGATTCTATCATCAAAAATCTCAGTAATAAGAGattcttttgatataaaatcctGGGGGATTTCAGTTCTATCGAGATGTAGTCCAtcagtatttgataatttaccaTCTCCTAGTTGCATTAGCCAATTTAcagattctttttcttctccagTTCTCATATTTTGCTGTAATTTAACCTGAGTTACATTCCTCCATATAGGATTGTATTTTACAGTCGATTTAATTAAAGCTGTTTTTTGTGCTTGTGGCACTACGGGAAGATTTTGTCTGAAATCtcctgcaaataaaattacttttcctCCAAATGGTCTTTCATTCTTCATCAGATCCTTGAAGATTTTATCAACTGCTGTTAAGGCATGTCCAACAGTCATGCTTACTTCATCCCATATGATGAGTTTTGCAGAGATCAGTTCTCGTGCAGCTTGAGAGTTTCCTCTGATATTTGATTTAGCTCCATCATCAATTGGAATTAAAAGCTTAAACAGAGAGTGATAAGTTCTTCCTCCTTTAAGAAGTGTTGCAGCAATGCCAGTTGAAGCACATGGAATAACTATTTTGTTTCTTCCTCGAATAACACTccaaaatgtgttaaatagataagtttttcCACTTCCTGCAAATccatcaatataaaataaccgCTGAGGTTCATTCTCATTGTCAATCGCTCTAATGACTATATTGTACACGTGTTTTTGTTCATCATTTAgtgttgataataaatattcactaCGTCTTTTTTCTTCATCCACATTATACTCTGTGACGTAAATATTCACTGGAATTGGATTTGGCAATTGAAAGTTTTCACAGCTACTTCCATTATTTCTTAGAATTTCTTGTATATGATTTAAAGCCATATTTTCAGGGTCGACAACATTGTTGTTTATAAAGTTTTCAATCATTTGATCTttgtatttattctaaaatgttGGTACATCTGTTGgatttacaaatatacaaatataggCAAATAGCTCTCGAATTTGTGAAGGCATTTTTGATTCTGTTGCTTCCTCTAACGTTTTTGACCATAGATCGTCAGCTTCTATTAAATTCTTCGCAATTGCTGCATCtttaaatgtttcataaataaCTCCGTTTACAGTTTTTAAATCTTCAAAACATTTAGCTTTAGTCACATGTAGAAGAAAAAGACGTAGATAAAATCtttcattatcttttatgCTCACTGTGTATAgccttgaaattattttctcatcttTTGATGGgcaaaacttaataaaaaaccaCATAGCAGCCTTTTTCTATAACTTTGCGAAATTTTGGTACCAATTTCGTAAAAATCGGTCCATAAATATGCGCGAGCGTAGCTGGATGCGTGGatagaatgaaaattaaaaaaagacacACAGCAAACTTCTCcgaaaaatttgcgaaatttcGTACAAATCGGTACCATAAATGCGCGCTCGCTCGGTCCATAAATGTGTACGAGCGTAGGTGGATGCATGGGTGGGATGAAACCAATTTCGCGAAAATCGGCCCATAAATGCGCATGCGCGTGGGTGGATGCGTGGGTGagcgaaaattaaaaaaaaaaaatcacacagtAGCCATCCCCAAAAAATTTGCGACATTTTGATACTTATTTCACGAAAATCGGCCCACAAATGTGGAAGGAGTTCGCGGTCATACATACAGACGGAcgctacttatatatatagatatgtatatacatacatatatatatatatatatatatatatatatataatattttattataagtatattgaaaatgagaaataatgataattatgcatattaaaagCATATTAAAAGCATATTCAGAGATTTGAataaccttgacatatgttgtgtGGGTCATGATCTAGAATAACAtccaaaaagttttattcgtcgctcgttgttcattaaaaagttataagcaaaagaaCAAGTAATTTTAACgaatttcatgtaattttataaaatgtgttcTTATTATATAGTAGTATTTACTACACATGAATAAATGAACCatacttaattttatcacaCTTTTCACTTTCTggatttccaaaatttttagCGGAGCGAATTCTATTGCGACGTCACCTCTCTTTTCATTGCAAAACTAGATTTATTACTGCACGATTCCATATGGGTTTTAAACTGTTTACGCGAAGcgagatcaaaattattaacgtataTAAGTATAGTTATGTACAGGTTGAGTtatgttgcatatatttttatataacacacatcatatatttaattctcaaATTGTACATTCTACAAGGAGTCGGAAAATGAAGGTCTCATAcctgaaaaaatttagattatcgAGCTTaaattttaggaaaaaattttttcttgaaaattaagaAGGGTTTTTCATATTATGCTTCTATTATGCTTAATTACCGAAATACTACAAGTATTCCGTTACACAttcttgttaaattaaaaaaattttgttaaatgaaattattatttattgacaataaatattgatgaagTTATTCTACATAGATCAAGAACTTCTTGGAAAATATCATTGTGACTGaagcatacaaaaattatcataaacatATGTGCAAGAAAAATGAAACTCTCACTGAAAtggtaaattttattcaaaattagatttatattaagttttcTGTTAGTATTTATATCCGTAATATATGTCACAAGTATTTTGTCCTTTAATTATGTGAGTCTTTTAAGATggcacaaaattattacattaattcaaaataatctgATTTAGGCAACTGTTGAAGCTAATTTTTACAAGTATGATAATCTTGTGAAAGAATGGACGTCGTATGCTGACAAAAAACTAGACAGACGTATACATgaaatcgaaaaaataaagaaatattttaagatatagtttttctttctttaaaatattaaaaacttttcaaaaaaaattaatcgtgaataatcataattacaacaaacaaaaatatgtatatatataatattatttttgtaccattaaattatcatataaacaatattcatccttaaatatataagatacatatttatatacacatatatgtatatatctatatatatatatatatatatacacttacacatgtaacaataataacagtttaatattattaagcataatattttgttaatattattcttaatatattattatatgaattacttttaattatttaaattgttttagaatttataatatttattta
It encodes:
- the LOC140666754 gene encoding aminopeptidase N-like, with amino-acid sequence MAFLRLLFYSGLIFSTIITFSIGENTENSSIAFNDNFDDITPVHYDVKLIPYFKEDEEHEIYKYKDYKTNIEEYQTKDNFVFYGELSAIIDISRSFTKIALNSPRLIHFLFGDLAKNSIVYIKGLQKTIYNDIKYSVSKITHNAAKQIYFFYFDQILSSGRYRLNIKFVTAIKNTKNIITSLKTIVERGKSFEMSDRIHFQAIGAQRLFPCWEKPTIKATFNISIKHHRKYQVFSNMPVQEEKTCEHKMHENETYMKWTCFNTTPPMSTYIVTVVISSTDVIKFESKKSRIIIWRRPDLDHMEFAEMIATKTMTKFEHEWKELKIPKVQFVAIHSLLYDNENWGLLLNRKTDIIYDENLDSVAHKIEVARLIGRKMAYQWFADIINPFWSSELWLIDGLTTLFGLYAIDSIKVYKNSEMMDLFVVQVYYESLRLETHNQSLIKEANFFENNAFSSFYHYVKAPLILRMLKYVISDEMFQRKVYEYLNFEFISKSLLQNLWLTIQDILNKLYFEKEIMPPSTIINDWMKTINYPVLKITRDFSNNENVYNVTIENYEILKQYAFWVLVTYASQNNPNFEDLRMPLYDERVMVLSSSRPAYQVSVKDNEYTKIHVLNRAKIIDDAFYFLINGQLNSSVFWNLTSYLGHETNYIAWYPMIKAFEHMSSIIPFPDEGIQNIKEKIKNILANLLEKIKYEEDPEESDLTKCLRQEAIKWLCILGDPNCLIEAYLKLLRIVYKSNTNKLLPWWKEWIYCNGLMSTMSKDLRNVKEHLTKTYNNDRFLEFLACASNRIMEEYLESIMFKQNETYNKTQIKRNMISFLSIIAKHAKHDNVFLYILENFDKLKPRGVNGVVIFIVIINHVYAEEQLKKIKNFLENIIVTEAYKNYHKHMCKKNETLTEMATVEANFYKYDNLVKEWTSYADKKLDRRIHEIEKIKKYFKI